The bacterium genome includes a region encoding these proteins:
- a CDS encoding AMP-binding protein, translated as MNIAQHVERAARFFPDHPAILFEGTSIGYADLNTGANRLASALRAHGVEAGDRVALYLPNTPAFALCYVAALKSGAVVVSINALFKSDEVKYILNDSGSKMLFTVGDLLPNIPRGECPALEAVIVCAGDPGGNVLLDGWMAQGTAEVGALEMHPDAPAVLLYTSGTTGFPKGTVLTHGNVVSNMYATVHHAGFTRRDRLALFLPLFHVFGQNFIMNAGFTACAT; from the coding sequence GCGATCCTGTTCGAAGGGACGTCCATCGGCTATGCCGATCTGAACACCGGAGCCAACCGGCTTGCGAGCGCGCTCAGGGCGCACGGCGTGGAGGCGGGCGACCGCGTGGCGTTGTACCTCCCGAACACCCCGGCATTCGCGCTGTGCTACGTCGCGGCATTGAAATCGGGGGCCGTGGTCGTGTCGATCAATGCCCTCTTCAAGTCGGATGAAGTCAAGTACATTCTCAACGACTCGGGCTCGAAGATGCTGTTCACCGTTGGCGATCTCCTTCCCAACATTCCTCGCGGGGAATGCCCCGCGCTGGAGGCCGTGATCGTGTGCGCAGGCGACCCTGGGGGCAACGTCCTCTTGGATGGCTGGATGGCCCAAGGGACCGCTGAGGTCGGGGCTCTGGAGATGCACCCGGATGCCCCTGCCGTCCTGCTGTATACCTCGGGCACGACGGGGTTTCCCAAGGGCACCGTCTTGACGCACGGGAACGTCGTGTCCAACATGTATGCGACGGTCCACCACGCGGGTTTCACGCGGCGGGATCGCTTGGCCTTGTTCCTCCCGCTGTTTCACGTCTTCGGCCAGAACTTCATCATGAACGCGGGCTTCACGGCCTGCGCGAC